From a region of the uncultured Draconibacterium sp. genome:
- a CDS encoding glycosyltransferase — protein MKKVLIITYYWPPSAGGGVMRWLKMSKYLPEHGWQPIIYTPENPDSSVDDESLLPEIHQDSIIIKHPIWEPYDVYRRFSGKKKGTKFKAGYVSEASTGNWKSKLSVFIRGNFLIPDPRKYWIKPSIKYLSKYIIKNDIDAIISTGPPHSMHLIALGLKKRFPHIKWIADFRDPWTNIDFYHKLRLTNWADKKHKRLEKEVFSKANHVVTVTPRWQEELANISHRRIDLVYNGFDHVDFENLSPDIDAKFSISHFGSFNKDRNPEALWIALNEMLIEIPELKDYLSIQLIGQTDDSIIHAIKKAGLDKFLTNIDFLPHNKGVALLKKSQVLLLPINNAPNALGIIPGKMYEYIALNRPILAIGPTESDSAQIISETNSGICKNFEDVEGIKSTLQLYFNHFKKGTLKTNSKSYEKYSRKNQTANFVKILNK, from the coding sequence ATGAAGAAAGTCCTGATAATAACTTATTATTGGCCGCCAAGTGCCGGAGGCGGAGTAATGAGGTGGCTTAAAATGTCAAAGTATTTACCCGAACACGGCTGGCAGCCCATAATTTATACTCCTGAAAATCCTGACTCTTCTGTAGATGACGAAAGTTTACTACCCGAAATTCATCAAGACAGCATAATAATCAAACATCCAATCTGGGAACCATACGATGTGTACCGACGTTTTTCCGGGAAAAAGAAAGGGACAAAATTTAAAGCCGGTTATGTTTCTGAAGCTTCTACAGGGAACTGGAAAAGTAAACTATCTGTTTTTATTAGAGGAAACTTTTTAATTCCCGATCCAAGAAAATATTGGATTAAACCATCGATTAAATATTTATCAAAATATATAATTAAGAACGATATTGATGCCATCATTTCAACAGGACCGCCACATAGTATGCATTTAATAGCCTTAGGTTTAAAAAAAAGATTTCCGCACATTAAGTGGATCGCCGATTTTAGGGATCCCTGGACCAATATAGATTTTTATCACAAGTTAAGGTTAACTAATTGGGCAGATAAAAAACATAAAAGACTGGAGAAAGAGGTTTTCTCGAAAGCAAATCATGTGGTTACCGTTACTCCCCGTTGGCAAGAAGAATTAGCCAATATCAGTCATCGAAGAATTGACCTCGTGTACAATGGATTTGATCATGTTGATTTCGAGAACTTAAGCCCTGATATTGATGCAAAATTTTCTATATCTCATTTTGGCTCGTTCAATAAAGACAGAAATCCTGAAGCTCTTTGGATTGCATTAAATGAAATGCTGATTGAAATCCCTGAACTTAAAGATTACCTTTCCATACAGTTAATTGGACAAACCGATGATTCTATCATTCATGCAATCAAAAAAGCAGGCTTAGATAAGTTTCTAACCAATATCGACTTTCTTCCTCATAATAAAGGAGTGGCCTTATTAAAAAAATCTCAGGTGTTGCTATTACCCATCAATAATGCCCCAAATGCTTTGGGAATTATACCTGGCAAAATGTATGAATATATAGCTCTTAACAGGCCAATACTAGCAATTGGTCCGACAGAATCGGACTCTGCACAAATTATCTCCGAAACAAATTCCGGTATTTGTAAAAATTTCGAAGATGTGGAAGGCATAAAAAGTACCTTGCAATTGTATTTTAATCATTTTAAAAAAGGAACGTTAAAAACAAATTCAAAATCCTACGAAAAATACTCCAGGAAAAACCAAACCGCCAACTTTGTTAAGATACTTAACAAGTAA